In Prunus dulcis chromosome 2, ALMONDv2, whole genome shotgun sequence, a single genomic region encodes these proteins:
- the LOC117619123 gene encoding protein ARV 2-like, giving the protein MEYRCVECGGRMTTLFVQYSPGNIRLMKCGNCKAVADEYIECEPIIILIDLILHKTKAYTHLLYNVIDPQAPSFQGLLWKSTFGFLLLDAYRSLFLERSKEEWGLSMSFASLLWRFQKMLMDVVFGNIMFLSTFLLCMRVLFSTFPRPLRYKDLLLAIFISSYFKMFLIAMMVWECPSVIFIIDLFVLSSNTVALKVITQAAMSRCIAACFSAHVVKFLVTQRCWSWEL; this is encoded by the exons ATGGAATACAGATGTGTAGAGTGCGGGGGTCGCATGACGACTCTGTTCGTCCAATACTCACCTGGCAACATTCGGCTCATGAAATGC gGAAACTGCAAGGCAGTTGCAGATGAGTACATCGAATGCGAACCCATA ATTATTCTAATTGATCTAATTTTGCACAAGACCAAAGCTTATACACATTTACTCTATAATGTGATAGACCCACAAGCTCCTTCTTTTCAG GGTTTATTGTGGAAGTCTACTTTTGGGTTTCTTCTTTTGGATGCTT ATAGGAGTCTCTTTCTGGAAAGAAGTAAGGAAGAGTGGGGCTTGTCCATGAGCTTCGCGTCATTACTTTGGAGATTTCAAAAG ATGCTGATGGACGTTGTCTTTGGAAATATCATGTTTCTTTCTACCTTTTTGCTCTGTATGAGGGTTCTTTTCAGTACATTCCCTAGACCACTCAG GTATAAAGACCTTTTGCTCgcaatatttatttcaagttACTTCAAGATGTTTCTTATTGCAATGATG GTCTGGGAATGTCCTTCAGTGATTTTCATCattgatttatttgttttatcatCGAACACTGTGGCACTCAAAG TGATAACTCAGGCAGCTATGAGTAGATGTATAGCAGCCTGCTTCAGTGCTCATGTGGTAAAGTTTTTGGTCACACAAAGGTGCTGGAGTTGGGAACTTTGA